From Anopheles arabiensis isolate DONGOLA chromosome 3, AaraD3, whole genome shotgun sequence, a single genomic window includes:
- the LOC120903745 gene encoding lipoyl synthase, mitochondrial codes for MASSVPLLRNALQKGKFAPLIIPQQCKHSAASASNQLEKIRERLESGPNFQDFVQHPDYNKEDWTAYEGKLRREKGENDRLRLPPWLKTKIPMGKDFTRIKEQLRELKLATVCEEAKCPNIGECWGGGEHGTQTATIMLMGDTCTRGCRFCSVKTARAPPPLDPAEPMNTATAIASWGLDYIVLTSVDRDDLPDGGSNHIAATIKEIKKQNPRIFVECLAPDFRGDLQCIETVAMSGLDVYAHNIETVEALTPFVRDRRARYRQSLECLASVKRFNPNLMTKSSIMLGLGETDEQVEQTLKDLRSVGVDCLTLGQYMQPTKRHLKVIEYVTPEKFKHWEERGNELGFLYTASGPLVRSSYKAGEFFITSILRNRAKEEEAARSANKAGTESTQDSKHS; via the exons ATGGCTAGCAGTGTACCACTGTTGCGAAATGCActgcaaaaaggaaaatttgCTCCGCTAATT ATCCCGCAGCAATGTAAACACAGTGCGGCCAGCGCCAGCAACCAGCTGGAGAAAATTCGCGAGCGACTGGAGAGTGGACCCAACTTCCAGGACTTTGTGCAACATCCGGACTACAACAAGGAGGACTGGACCGCCTACGAAGGGAAGCTGCGCCGCGAGAAGGGCGAAAATGATCGGCTACGTTTGCCACCCTGGCTCAAGACGAAGATACCGATGGGTAAAGACTTCACCCGCATCAAGGAGCAGCTGCGGGAGCTAAAGCTTGCGACGGTGTGCGAGGAAGCAAAATGTCCCAACATCGGAGAATGCTGGGGTGGTGGCGAACATGGTACCCAGACGGCTACTATAATG cTCATGGGTGACACGTGCACCCGGGGATGTCGCTTTTGTAGCGTAAAAACGGCACGGGCACCACCCCCACTGGATCCGGCGGAGCCGATGAATACGGCGACGGCCATCGCATCGTGGGGCTTGGACTATATCGTACTCACATCAGTCGATCGCGATGATCTGCCGGACGGAGGCTCGAACCACATTGCAGCGACGATCAAAGAAATTAAGAAACA gaaTCCTCGCATTTTTGTCGAATGTCTAGCGCCAGACTTCCGTGGGGATCTGCAGTGCATCGAAACGGTCGCAATGTCCGGGCTGGACGTGTACGCGCACAACATCGAAACGGTAGAAGCGCTGACCCCGTTTGTGCGCGACCGCCGGGCGCGCTACCGCCAAAGTCTGGAGTGTTTGGCTAGCGTTAAACGGTTCAACCCGAATCTCATGACCAAATCTTCCATCATGCTTGGATTGGGTGAAACGGACGAGCAGGTTGAACAGACGCTTAAAG ATCTACGTTCCGTCGGTGTCGATTGTCTTACGCTTGGTCAGTACATGCAGCCCACTAAACGGCATCTGAAGGTGATTGAGTACGTTACGCCGGAAAAGTTCAAACACTGGGAGGAGCGAGGCAATGAGCTCGGGTTCCTGTACACGGCCAGCGGTCCGCTGGTACGCAGCTCATACAAAGCAGGCGAGTTCTTCATCACTAGCATCTTGCGCAACCGGGCTAAGGAAGAGGAGGCAGCAAGAAGCGCGAACAAGGCAGGTACCGAATCGACACAAGATTCAAAACATTCGTAA